In the Euphorbia lathyris chromosome 5, ddEupLath1.1, whole genome shotgun sequence genome, one interval contains:
- the LOC136229477 gene encoding LOB domain-containing protein 38: protein MSCNGCRVLRKGCSETCILRPCLQWIESPEAQGHATVFVAKFFGRAGLMSFISAVPETQRPALFQSLLFEACGRTVNPVNGAVGLLWTGNWNVCQAAVETVLRGGTLRPMPELLATGGSPSPVSDETSEAEVACTDMWTHQDLNTNPHSRFSNSRSKVSPKRKQRINEPFTVKQQQLQLPSNDLDLRLMPNFSLKTSPYKGEVWRPGTPSMNSEESVTTTITCFDSGLGDQYRSGLGDQYGNGGDRKLLNLFV from the exons ATGAGCTGCAACGGATGCAGAGTTTTGAGAAAAGGATGCAGTGAAACCTGTATTTTACGCCCTTGTTTACAGTGGATCGAAAGCCCGGAAGCTCAAGGCCACGCCACCGTCTTCGTCGCTAAGTTCTTTGGCCGCGCCGGTCTCATGTCTTTCATCTCCGCCGTCCCTGAAACACAGCGTCCTG CTTTGTTTCAATCTCTGCTATTCGAAGCTTGTGGTAGAACTGTGAATCCAGTAAACGGCGCCGTAGGACTGCTGTGGACTGGCAACTGGAACGTCTGCCAAGCTGCCGTTGAAACTGTTCTGCGCGGTGGTACTTTACGGCCGATGCCTGAGCTTCTAGCTACCGGAGGATCTCCGTCTCCGGTTTCCGATGAAACGTCTGAAGCTGAAGTTGCCTGTACAGATATGTGGACACATCAAGATCTAAATACGAATCCACACTCCAGATTTTCTAACTCGAGATCCAAAGTCTCGCCTAAAAGGAAACAACGAATCAACGAACCTTTCACAGTAAAGCAGCAACAGCTTCAATTACCGTCTAACGATCTGGATCTCCGCCTGATGCCGAACTTCTCTCTGAAAACTTCGCCATATAAAGGGGAAGTCTGGCGGCCGGGAACTCCATCCATGAATTCGGAGGAGTCCGTGACTACAACAATTACATGCTTCGATAGCGGATTGGGAGATCAGTATCGAAGCGGATTGGGAGATCAGTACGGCAATGGAGGAGATAGAAAGCTCTTAAATCTGTTTGTTTAG